From one Lolium rigidum isolate FL_2022 chromosome 4, APGP_CSIRO_Lrig_0.1, whole genome shotgun sequence genomic stretch:
- the LOC124650220 gene encoding probable serine/threonine-protein kinase At1g01540 has product MHPPPPPPMLTNALTHRTPVLGLRLWVVVGLAVGAAFLLLLALIAVYFAAAARRRRPKPTKLSAAGPHAAPMSPAAISPVSKEIQEVAIHVGSLRHYLEMGAAYLKDKEGGGGDGDSLCGSVATHGSQRVHIEAGKGRRMVACGADGGEVEPASPQPDAAAGPEVSHLGWGHWYTLRELDEATAGFAPDRVVGEGGYGIVYRGVFADGHEVAVKNLLNNRGQAEREFTVEVEAIGRVRHKNLVRLLGYCAEGAHRILVYEYVDNGNLEQWLHGDVGPVSPLSWDARMNVVLGTAKGITYLHEGLEPKVVHRDIKSSNILLDKRWNSKVSDFGLAKLLGSDSNYVTTRVMGTFGYVAPEYASTGMLTERSDVYSFGVLVMEIISGRCPVDYARPPGEVNLVEWLKKMVSNRDYEAVLDPKLPEKPSSKALKKALLVALRCVDPDSQKRPKMGHAIHMLEVDDFPYRDDRRTLRPCQGSPLEKARVSGKPVTESGYSSCYDGNSTAATTPSRLQEN; this is encoded by the exons AtgcatccgccgccgcctccgccgatgCTGACCAACGCGCTGACGCACAGGACGCCGGTGCTGGGGCTGCGGCTCTGGGTGGTGGTCGGcctcgccgtcggcgccgccttcctgctcctcctcgcgcTCATCGCGGTCTACTTCgccgcggcggcgcgccggcgccgtCCCAAGCCGACGAAGCTGTCCGCCGCCGGGCCGCACGCGGCGCCGATGTCGCCCGCGGCCATCTCGCCGGTGTCGAAGGAGATCCAGGAGGTGGCCATCCACGTGGGCTCCCTCCGGCACTACCTCGAGATGGGCGCCGCGTACCTCAAGGACAAGGAGGGCGGCGGAGGGGACGGCGACTCGCTGTGCGGCAGCGTGGCCACGCACGGCTCGCAGCGCGTGCACATCGAGGCCGGCAAGGGCCGCCGCATGGTCGCGTGCGGCGCCGACGGCGGGGAGGTAGAACCGGCGTCCCCGCAGCCCGACGCGGCGGCGGGGCCCGAGGTGTCGCACCTCGGGTGGGGCCACTGGTACACGCTCCGGGAGCTGGACGAGGCCACCGCCGGCTTCGCCCCCGACCGCGTCGTCGGCGAGGGCGGCTACGGCATCGTGTACCGCGGCGTGTTCGCCGACGGCCACGAGGTCGCCGTCAAGAACCTCCTCAACAACCG GGGGCAGGCGGAGCGGGAGTTCACAGTGGAGGTGGAGGCGATCGGGCGCGTCCGCCACAAGAACCTGGTCCGCCTGCTCGGCTACTGCGCCGAGGGAGCACACCG GATACTGGTGTACGAGTACGTCGACAATGGCAACCTGGAGCAGTGGCTCCACGGCGACGTCGGCCCGGTCAGCCCGCTGTCTTGGGACGCCCGGATGAACGTCGTGCTCGGGACCGCCAAAGG GATCACCTACTTGCACGAGGGGTTGGAGCCCAAGGTGGTGCACAGGGACATCAAGTCCAGCAACATTCTGCTGGACAAGCGGTGGAACTCCAAGGTCTCCGACTTTGGCCTCGCCAAGCTCCTCGGCTCTGACAGCAACTACGTCACCACCAGGGTCATGGGAACATTTGG CTATGTGGCGCCAGAGTACGCGAGCACGGGCATGCTGACGGAGAGGAGCGACGTGTACAGCTTCGGAGTCCTCGtaatggagatcatctccggcCGATGCCCGGTCGACTACGCGAGACCGCCCGGGGAG GTTAACCTTGTGGAGTGgctgaagaagatggtgagcaacAGGGACTACGAAGCGGTCCTGGATCCCAAGTTGCCGGAGAAGCCGAGCTCCAAGGCGCTGAAGAAGGCTCTCCTTGTTGCGCTGAGGTGCGTGGATCCCGACTCGCAGAAGCGGCCCAAGATGGGGCATGCCATCCACATGCTCGAGGTCGACGACTTCCCCTACCGAGAT GATCGGCGGACTCTACGGCCGTGCCAAGGAAGTCCCCTGGAGAAAGCAAGAGTTTCGGGGAAGCCGGTGACGGAATCTGGCTACAGCAGTTGCTACGATGGCAACAGCACTGCTGCCACTACGCCTTCGAGGTTGCAGGAGAACTAG